ACCTCGGCCCCGATGGTGGGCGCGTTGATGTAGGTGATCCCGGCGTACAGGTCGCGCATCGCCTTGAAGGCGTTGTTGACGTTCTTCGTGTAGATGGCCGACGACAGCCCGTACTCGATGTCGTTGGCGATGTCGATGGCGTCGTCCAGGTCGTTGCAGGGAATGATGGAAACCACCGGCCCGAAGATCTCCTCCTGGGCGATGCGCATCTTGCGGTCCACGTCGCCGAACACCGTCGGCTCCACGAACCAGCCGTAGCGGTGATCGCCCGACTCCAGGCGCTGTCCGCCGCACAGCAGCTTGGCGCCTTCGCCCCTGCCGATCTCGACGTATTGCAGGTCGGTCTCCATCTGCGATTTGTTGACCGCCGGGCCCATCTCCACCGACTCGTCGAGCCCGTTACCCACTTTCAGCCGCTTGGCGCGCTCCACGTACTTCTCCACGAACTCGCGGTAGATGCCCTTCTGCACGATGATGCGGCTGGTGGCGGTGCAGCGCTGTCCGGTGGTGCCGAAGCCGCCCCACAGGCCGCCGTCCAGCGCCAGCTCGAGGTTGGCGTCGTCCAGCACGATCATCGGGTTCTTGCCCCCGAGTTCCAGCGAGCAGTGCTTGAAGCTCTTGGCGCAGGAGGTGCCGACGATGCGGCCCACGTCGGTGGAGCCGGTGAGCGAGACCGCGCGGATATCGGGGTGCTCGGTCATCGGGTTGCCGATCTTCGAGCCGAAGCCAGTGACGATGTTGACCACGCCCCGCGGCACGCCCGCGTCGGTCAGCGCCGACACGAAGTTGAAGACCGAGAGCGGCGTGTCCTGTGCCGGCTTGATGACGCAGCAGTTGCCGGCCACGATGGCGGGGAAGAGCTTCCACGACGGGATGGCCATGGGGAAGTTCCACGGTGTGATCATGGCGCAGACGCCCACCGGCTGGCGAATGGCCATGGCGAACTTGTTGGGCAGCTCCGAGGGGACGGTGGGGCCGAACATGCGCCGCCCCTCGCCCGCCATGTAGTAGCCGGTGTCGATGGCTTCCTGCACGTCGCCCCGCGTCTCCTTGATGATCTTGCCCATCTCCCGCGTCATGTCGCGCGCGAACTGCTCCTTGCGCTGCTCCAGGACGCGCGAGGCCGCGTACAGGATCTCGGCCCGGCGCGGCGCCGGCACCAGCCGCCACTTCTTGAACGCCGCCTTGGCCGCTTCCACCGCGGCTTCCACGTCCCTGGCGCCGGATTTCTGGAAGATGCCGACCACCTCGCGGGTGTCGGCCGGATTGATGTTCTCGAAGGTCTCGCCCGTCGCGGCTTCGACCCACTCTCCGTTGATGAAGTTCTTGTAGACCCTGGGGCTGGTCTTGCGCTCTGAGCCTGCGGCGACTCCGACCGTATCGGTTGCCATGATGACAGATGCCTCCGTGTCCCGAAGTGCAAACCATTCATGCTATCCCGGGCGCGGGAAGAGTGGCAAGGGAGGGGGAAGGGCAATCGGCAAGGCGTCCCCGAGCGCAGTTTGTGGCTCGTTCTTTTTCTGCACTGCTGGCCGGGACCCAGTTTGCCGCTGAACGACGCAC
The genomic region above belongs to Terriglobales bacterium and contains:
- a CDS encoding aldehyde dehydrogenase family protein gives rise to the protein MATDTVGVAAGSERKTSPRVYKNFINGEWVEAATGETFENINPADTREVVGIFQKSGARDVEAAVEAAKAAFKKWRLVPAPRRAEILYAASRVLEQRKEQFARDMTREMGKIIKETRGDVQEAIDTGYYMAGEGRRMFGPTVPSELPNKFAMAIRQPVGVCAMITPWNFPMAIPSWKLFPAIVAGNCCVIKPAQDTPLSVFNFVSALTDAGVPRGVVNIVTGFGSKIGNPMTEHPDIRAVSLTGSTDVGRIVGTSCAKSFKHCSLELGGKNPMIVLDDANLELALDGGLWGGFGTTGQRCTATSRIIVQKGIYREFVEKYVERAKRLKVGNGLDESVEMGPAVNKSQMETDLQYVEIGRGEGAKLLCGGQRLESGDHRYGWFVEPTVFGDVDRKMRIAQEEIFGPVVSIIPCNDLDDAIDIANDIEYGLSSAIYTKNVNNAFKAMRDLYAGITYINAPTIGAEVHLPFGGTKATGNGHREGGIGAIDFYTEWKSVYVDYSDKLQKAQIDRPE